GTAGCGGTCGCCGTAGGCCCCAGCGAGATTGTCGACGGTCGCAAGATGGACATCGATGCCGATGAGATCGATGAATTCGAGGGGTCCTCGTTCGAAGCCCACAGCTGTTGCGCCGCGGTCTATCGTCGCCGCCTCGGTTCGACAGAGTTCCCACGTCCCCGCAGACTTGATGCTCGCCGAGAGCCGCGAGAGGCAGTTAGCACGGTGTTCCGTCTTGAGTCGTATCGGCTTGTGGCCGATCCTCGTTGCGACCTCATGTGCGGTGTCGAGGGCGGTGTCGGTCGCGTGGTCGCCCGCGATCTCGACGATATCCCGCTCGATTGCGGGATTCGCGAAGTGAAACAGTACCACACGCTCGGGATGGTCGGCTCCGACAGCGATGTCGCTCGGTGTAAGCGAGGACGTGTTCGTAGCGATGATCGCCTCGGTATCGAGGACTGCTTCGAGGTCGTCCACGAGGCTGCGCTTCAGGTCGAGCCGCTCGGGAACCGCTTCGACGACGAACTCACAATCGGCCAGCGCAGCGAGATCACTCGCGTAGTCGAGAGTGGCGAGTGGTTCGTCCGCCGTCTCGATGTGACTCGCCGCGATCGTCTCCCGCAGCGAGTTACGGTGATAGTTGCGAGCCGATTCGAGTGCATCGGCGTCGATATCGACGAGTGTGACCGGGAAGCCCCCGTTGCTGAGCAGTCCCGCGATATCGCGGCCCATCAGCCCTGCGCCGACCACGCCGGTGGAGGCCGGTTGCATGGTATCACCACTCCGTCGGGGTGCGCTTGACCGTTTGGTTTCCAAGCCGTGTGCGAACGAGGTAATAACACCCGCCGACCACCAGTGCGGTGAGCCAGATGGCGAATATCGTTGGCGACTGTGAGGCGACTAACACGAGCAAGACGAGATTCAAAACCACGGCAAGTACGCCAACAGCACCGATGGTTCGTGGCGTGAGCGGGACCGCCGAGGAACCGACCAGTTCGTGGTTGCGCACGACAGCGATGGCCGCAAGCATCACCGGGATAACGAGGAAGACGCCGCCGAAACTGAGCAGCGAGCCCAGGTTCGCAATTGGTAACGGCGAGAGCAGCATTGCGACCGAAAGTCCATAGATAAGGGTCAATCCCCAGTGTGGCGTCCCGAAGCGTTCGTTTCTCACGGTCAGCAACGCCGGAAACAGCCCGTCGGCGGCGAGCACTTCGAGGTACTTCGGCGTAATGATGAACACGGCGTTCATGCTCGTCGCGATCGCGAACAACGCGCCGCCAAGAACGAACACCGACTGGAGCGTCCCCGGCAGGAAGCGTTCGGCCGGCACTGTGAGTGCTGCGTTGGCCATCGCGTCCGCACCGACTGCACCAACGGCGACGACACCGACGCCAACGTAGAGCACCAACACGAGCGGGATGCTCAGTGCAAATGACTGAGGGATGGCGATCGTCGCTTCTCGGATATCGCCACCGATGTCGACGACGAAGTTCGCACCGAGGCAGACGAAATAGAGGATTCCCGCTGCCGTGACGACGCCGACCGCGCCGCTTGGAAACAGGGGCGTTAGGTTCGCCGTCTCGACCGCCGGCACGCCGAAAACGACAAACATGCCGAGAGACCCGACCAGAATCACGAACATGCCGACCTGTGCCACTGCGGCCGGACGAATTCCGAGGAGATTGAGGACGAAAAACGCCGTGAGAAGCACGAATCCGACCGTGGTCGGTGCGACCGGAGTCAGTGAGGCGACGTACTGGCCCGCCGTGAGCGCATACAGGGGAAGCCCACCGCCGAGCATGCTGATACCAAGTCCCCACGCAGCCAGAAAGGCCAGCGGAACCGAAACAAACCGTGCTGGATAGCGATAATTACCCCCCGTTGTCGGAAAGAGCGAGCCAAGCATCGCCGTTGGAATCAGCCCAAGAATGGCGATTGCCAGCGCGATACCGAACGCGACCACGACGCCAGCACCTGCAATGCCAACGGCCACGCCGGTCAGACTGAACAGCGCTCCGCCAACGATGAGACCGACTTCAATGGCGACGGCCTGTAGCAGCGTTACACCACCACCCTTGGTAGCACCCGGCATACGAGAGGGACGAAGAGTCGTGGCTTAAAGCTTGATACGCGACATGTGGGCTCACGACGATCCGTTCATGGCTCGCCCGCTCGCCGCGTGCCGCCCTCCGCAGCGCTCGGCACCGACCATTCTGGGCTTGCGCCTCGTGAGCTCCCTCCGACTCCGTCGTCGGTCGCCACACTCGGCGTTCCGGGCATCTGGTTTGCCGCCAGCACCAAGCGCGCTTTCGGTTGCGTCGCCCGTGCTCGCTCCCCTGGGTCGCTGTGCCGGGCGACGGACGCGAAACCGGCTTGTGTGCTGGCCGCTCGCTCCGGGTGGGTCGGCGCGCGGACTTGATCGCGGGGGTTCTGAGGGCGCACTCCGCTCGCGCCTCCTTCACAGAGGTGCGACCTCCCCGCTCGAACCCGTCGTGACTGCTCGTCGGCTCGTGTGCAGGACCAATCGCGACGAGACGGTCGGCGGTGATTTTTTCTCCATCTGTTTGGCGAGTCGGTCGTCGCAAACCGTGATATCGTCCATCTTGGTTCAGGTGCGCTCGCCGTGAGATGGTGAGTGTTGATATGGGATATCCGACCATGATATCAGCCACAAAACGCTCGCTCGTTGCGGATCGACGGAGTTTTCCACCAACTCTCAATATGATTTGTATGGTCGCACAGACGATGGATCGTGTTCCGCGAGAGTAACACAGATCATCGCGTCTTCTCAGGCATCTCTGATGGAGGTCACAGATAATGTCTATAGAAGAATTCGTTAGCAGGGACTTTGATGGTATCGCACTCAAACCCACGGAGATCAATCTCAACCAAGTGAGCGTTGGGAAGGTAGAAACCGTGGTAGTGGATTACGAAGGCCGCGAGCACGTTCCCGACTCGACGCTCCTCAAGAGATTCGCCGGAGAAACCACGGTACGCGTCACTACACCGATCCGTGCCGACGGGTTCGACCCATTCGGAGACAACCGGGTCACCGAACAACTACCTCAGAGCGTCGATCGGGTAATCGTCGCCGGGAACCCAGCATACCTCACGGATGACGAACGGCGGCGTGCCATTGGACCACGCCTCGGGGCGGCTCGCGAGGACGCGCCGACGGCATGGGTCGGGACCGAAGGCGTCGAACGGCTCGCGCTAGCGGCGGGTGGTACACAGTTCGAACTCCTCGCACCAACGACCGCTCGCGAGGTACGTGCACTCCGTGCAGCGGGACTCGAGGGATCGATAGCCGTCTATGCACCGGTCGTCGCTACGGACGACGAACAAATAC
This window of the Halococcus saccharolyticus DSM 5350 genome carries:
- a CDS encoding APC family permease, which produces MPGATKGGGVTLLQAVAIEVGLIVGGALFSLTGVAVGIAGAGVVVAFGIALAIAILGLIPTAMLGSLFPTTGGNYRYPARFVSVPLAFLAAWGLGISMLGGGLPLYALTAGQYVASLTPVAPTTVGFVLLTAFFVLNLLGIRPAAVAQVGMFVILVGSLGMFVVFGVPAVETANLTPLFPSGAVGVVTAAGILYFVCLGANFVVDIGGDIREATIAIPQSFALSIPLVLVLYVGVGVVAVGAVGADAMANAALTVPAERFLPGTLQSVFVLGGALFAIATSMNAVFIITPKYLEVLAADGLFPALLTVRNERFGTPHWGLTLIYGLSVAMLLSPLPIANLGSLLSFGGVFLVIPVMLAAIAVVRNHELVGSSAVPLTPRTIGAVGVLAVVLNLVLLVLVASQSPTIFAIWLTALVVGGCYYLVRTRLGNQTVKRTPTEW
- a CDS encoding 3-hydroxyacyl-CoA dehydrogenase, producing the protein MQPASTGVVGAGLMGRDIAGLLSNGGFPVTLVDIDADALESARNYHRNSLRETIAASHIETADEPLATLDYASDLAALADCEFVVEAVPERLDLKRSLVDDLEAVLDTEAIIATNTSSLTPSDIAVGADHPERVVLFHFANPAIERDIVEIAGDHATDTALDTAHEVATRIGHKPIRLKTEHRANCLSRLSASIKSAGTWELCRTEAATIDRGATAVGFERGPLEFIDLIGIDVHLATVDNLAGAYGDRYAPPTTIRNRMETMVEADSLGMKTGQGFFEWEDGTCLVPEVDEPHDVTPIVAALVNEAHRLVNDGVGEPSTIDDVLKRGSGGSIGPFDIESMLGTDTLRESLEHRYAETGAEIFDPVF
- a CDS encoding DUF7388 family protein → MMSIEEFVSRDFDGIALKPTEINLNQVSVGKVETVVVDYEGREHVPDSTLLKRFAGETTVRVTTPIRADGFDPFGDNRVTEQLPQSVDRVIVAGNPAYLTDDERRRAIGPRLGAAREDAPTAWVGTEGVERLALAAGGTQFELLAPTTAREVRALRAAGLEGSIAVYAPVVATDDEQILLNTLGEYVARRGSVATALENAHPESPPRTTATDGVATDATASGQVRSILLDAIEEFALVGRPEQVDERISDLRAVGVDTVIGYPARGAGWLWH